Sequence from the Heptranchias perlo isolate sHepPer1 chromosome 28, sHepPer1.hap1, whole genome shotgun sequence genome:
AGTTATGCACAGCAGCAAAAAGCTTAATAAAGACAGCAAAGCTGTAAACATTGGTTTATTTGTGTGAATGGTGTAGAAATAATTGAACCTGATTTTTGAAATAATTGACAATTGAAGCTGGAGGGATCTGAAACAATTAGCTAATAGTTGTATTTtgtaaactcatttaaaaatgcaAGTGTATTTTTCCCAAAAATAAAATcaaccatccccctccctcccactcaggTGTGCAAATACAAGTACCAGTGGGCTTTGTTTATTGGTGCATCAGTTTCTTTTCATCAATATATCTCAATGTTAATTTGGCCCTTCATATGTTGAATTAGATAGCTGGTATAATTTTAGAATAAATTTATCTTAGaggttaaaaaaaactaaatactGGCCAATACTTTTGGTTCTATAAAGCTGCAACATGTACAGTATCTCATAACACTTCACCAGAGTTAATACAACAAAATTTAGTTTTTCCAAATCCCAATGTATTTGCACACATTAGAAGCTAAATTCTATTCCTGAACAGATGAAAAAAAAGTTCTCAGTGGCTATAAACAAAATCAATAGACTAGGAAACAGTGGATAAAGCCAACATCTGCACAACTTGCCATTCTCCAATAAGGGGCAAACTGATGACCTACTCAATGATGGAAGATGCAGAGCAAATCAACTCACTGCTCCTCCTTTCCACAGCATCCACAAACTGCGCTCAAGACACAAGTCCTAGGTGTTACGCATTTCTAATAAACTCGTAACATGGATATCAATTCAACCAAGGTAGCAACATCTGGTAATTCTGCTGCCAACTAAATGGGAAGTATTAAATAAACCATGCAATACTGCAAGATATGCAGCCAGGCCCAAACATCAGCCATTGAGATTAGCTTTTGTATTCAGAAGCAGTCAGTTTAACTATTTCCAAAAAAGAAGCCAAATAACACCAGGGTGAGGGAAGAAATAAAACATGTAATTTATCCCCAAATACAGCAAAGCATTGTATTTTAGCATTCATTGTTCCAGTTCATCTACAGTAGTATTGTACCTAATGATTTGGAAGGCAGTTCCCTTATCCCCCTGCAACAGTTAAAATGGTTGGCACATCATATGCACAAGTGAAAGGAATTGAATCCCAGAATTAGAATACATACCCATGGTAGCAAGTGAAAAGTACAACAGCCAGGAATTACTTTAAAAGGTTTACAATTTCTAAAGTCTCACTGAGGATACTTATAATGGAGGGTCAAACCATCTTGAATATTAATAATCAGTGGCCACATGGACACTGAAGGACAGATGATTAGCAAATTCAAAAGTTTTGTTATTAGCCAACACACTTATTGCTACAGGATATTAGAAGCCAAACCATTGGATACACAcatttttattgcagatttcAAGTTAAGAGAAAAAAGCAACATGTTTAGTATCCATTATTAAAACTCAAGACTGAACATCAACTGAATGTATTGCAGTCACATTTTTATACAGTTTATGAATCCCTCTATACAGAAAAGGGAAAGATACCACCCAAAAAGACAAGGTAATGAACCACACAATTGCATACAAGTGTACTGTTCACATGAAACAACCAGCTGTGCTGATGCTACTGACCCAGAGTAGTCAAAGACAAGtcactgtacaggcaatttattaaaaattcattttaatttttcttcaaatacatacTGTGAAAAAGTACATTACATTGCATCAATGTTAAAGCACCACCaaagcaaaaaaaagaaaaatcttgTTCCCAGCATGCATTCAGTAAGGCCTGTCACGTCGATCTGATCTGTGATCATTTCTGAAACaggaaaaaaagttaaattttccCCACAAGAAAATACAATTAGACTTCACTAACATCTGTGCTGCAGCAAATTCTGCAACAATCTGATGACAGCTTTGCTTACACTACACCAGATGGTGTGCAAGCTTTTTGTCTTCAGGATGTGCTTGCACCACACAGCCCCACAAATCTCAGTTAAAAACCAATGTGACAAGATCCATAGACAAACCTTAAATCCATGAAGTTAAAATAAGGCAAAACAGCAAGAAATAAAGGGCTTTAACACATGGCTCAGGCCATTGTTTCAACATCCCTGCACTAGACAAAGGATGGTTTCCTTTCACAATAAAATGTAGATTCTTAGCATATAATAATTTGGTCAAGGTGTGCTGTTCTAAATACTTATGGCATTTGGAAACAATACATAAAATTGATACCactggggaatttttttttttgcttttaaaacaAAGCTGTTGTATTTTAGTGCATACCTTCCTCCACCCATTTTTCCAGAGCCACCAAAACCAcgatctccacctctccctccacgGAATCCCCCACGGCCTCTGTATCCACCTCTCCCATGATGTTCTATGAAAACAAGAAGAACCCTTGTAAATATTCCTGAAAAAAACCAAGCCTTGTCAAACACCTATTTAAATGtaggcatttcaagtgctcaaagCTGGGACCATGGCACTTTGGACTCTAGTAACTACGAAAAATCCAGCTCTGGAAGGTAGAACAGCAGCTTCCAAGACCCAAGTCAGGACAGCAAGTCTTACAGCATATTTACTGCAAAATCTAAGTTCcaagaaaatgttcccacttttGCTAAATATCAGTGAATCTGAAGATGTTtctgttgggggtggggtggagagaaaAAGAATAGAAAGGgaaaagaggaagaaaaaaaatctggtttCTCAATTCCATCTACTAGTACATACCACCACCGTCAGCTCTGGGCGTTTTGCACTGGTTGCATTCATTTCTCCAAGCAAAATTGACATTACCACATGTTCTAGAAAACAAAAGACATTAATACCCAGTTAGACTGATTAAGGTAATTTCAAAGCATTATCTTGATTCAGTCTTGGGAGTgaaaaatttagtttaaaaatgtttttaaaaatgcatttaattGTTTTCATAAGATGGTACATCTTCGATCGACCAAGCCACCAATTGTATGAAATTATAGCAGATGTTGCAACACTCAGCATGATTACTTACGGATTTGGGCAAGCCCAGTCGTCACCTCTTGGACCACCTCCACCCTGAAAGCCACGGCTATGTCCTCTGCCCATCGGGCCACCTACGAAAAACGTTCTCCATAAGTCAACCTTCACAATGCTGATTTGGTTtgttaacaatttttaaaaataccaggtaTTGCTAAATAGAAACATCTATACCTCCACGACCACCTCTGCCACCTTGCACGAATTCTGATCGCCTTGTTGCAAAAGAAACTTTTATTAAGTTTCCATGGAAATTCTTTCCTAAAAAAAAGTTACATCACTTCAGCAGACCTATCGAATTCAAAACATGGATAAGCAAAAACCTAAAGTTCAGTTGACACTTGTCCTGGTTACATTTTTCTCCAGTTCTACCTAGTGTTTCAGCCTATATTGAGCAATCACATGTAGAGGGATGATATATttacattaaaaatcttacatctgcatgcactattataaattcccatgtctaCAGGTCACTAAACACCctccagagagggagaggggagagatacacacacattaaatgaggaaaaaaaagtaGCAAATAACGTTCCCTTTATAACAACTTTTGTTAATGCAGGCGAGAACTAACTTCAGTACTAAGTTTATAACAATGCCAATTTACACAATTCTCTCCTGCTTCACATGTTATCATTGACTCTTGTTGTTCCTGATCCCATAACCTGGGAAGCCAAACACCACCCTCTTCTGCCACTGGTGGAAGGTTGCAGGCTGGTCAAAGTCTTTTCCTATTGTGCTGCTGCCTGCTCTAGCTCTGCTACTTCAGTCCTGTCATCAGGTACTTTTAAGAGTTAACTTTGCTCAGTTAGATGTATTCACATCAAGgttttgtgggttcaaacccctctGCAGGACTGGAGtatataatctaggttgacaattAATTACACTATAAAGAGAGTACTATAAATGTTAGAATTGCCAACTTTGAGgagatgtttaaaaaaaaaaggctgccTGCCTGACCAGGTGGACCCAATGTATCCTATAGCATTAtttgagcagggagttctctatTCTGCAGACTACTACTCCCTTATccaatatgaaaaaaaaactggtcACTCATTTACCATTTTGTGGGACAAATTTGTGCACaaatgcacttcaaagtaacaGGGTGCTCCTTAAAGTTCAACTGCTCTCTTTAAATTTGCTACCATTGAACTTAAAGGTGTAGACCACTTCATAGAAATTGGCCTTATGGTGCTGTGGAGGTCAAtggaatacacattcaacataaAAAGGATCTTACCATCAAACCAATTAATTGCTGCTTTTGCAGATGGTGGGTCATCAAAAGATACTGTTGCTTCACCTTTCAGTTTGCCTGTAACTTTATCAGTATAGAGGTTGATCATGGCATTTCCAGTTTTTTtattaatctattgaagaaatgAAGCCCAGTAAGACAAGTTATCAGTAATCCCTATTCTTCCCCAGAAAAAGTATGCAAAGTATGAAGTAGACAATACGCACAAACCTTAATCACACCAATTTGTTTAAAGAACTCAGCAACTTGTTCAGTTGTCACATCATCTCCTAGGCCCTGGACAAAAATGGTGTTATTATCCGAGTTATCATCAGAAGCTGTGGATAAAGAGACACACTTTATAGTCTTGCTAGTTATATTCTTGTAGATACTTGTCTAATTATTGAGATATACAGCCCCAGAGCCAGATATCAGGAAGACAAGTTAAAATTCTGAAACTGCAAAAACTTTTGTTTCCCTTTTGGAGCACAACTTCCCCCAAATCAGTAGCTGAAGCCATATTTGACTGCAACTGATCAAGGATACCCCTATCAGGATTACATGGAACTTGTCACAATGAATCATGCAAGTAGAGAAAGCTCACTGGACACCGGTAACACTAAAGGACAATGTAAaaatggcaatttttttttagaaccaGGATCCTGGGAGCAAAAACAATACGGTCATTTATTAAAAAGCCAAGATTTGAATCACTGTTAACAGCAATAAATCTTAAGACAGGGTGTGCCCAGAAGTTCACTGAATGAGTGTGCGCACACACAAGCGGTCTCAAGAACCTCAAAATGATCAAACATCAAGTACATTATTAATAATGGGAACCaatgaaaaatttacagggatattTATTCTCTCCAGTAGAGAATGAGGAACAGTACTAACATACCAGTCAAGTCTTTAACAGGTTATCAGATTTCTGCTTACAGTCAACAAGGCATTTCATTCCAAGTGTGCCCAAACTCTGACTTTTCCTAAACTATTTTTAAATAGATTGACTGGACCACATCATTTACACTAAGTAATGGCAGAGATACAAGTCTGTGGAATATTAAGTCTGCATACCAGGATTAGGTCCTTGTCCACGGTCTCTTGAACCTGTAGAGATGAAAATGGACAAGAGCTCTAATCACTTTAAAAAGTAGTTTTAATGAAACTCAAGACAAAGTTGCACTGTGTTAAATGGGAACATGCATTCTAAAACACAACCATAACAATGCTTCCAGCTTCTTAGGGTGCAATATCCACAAATACCAACCATTAAAAACCTCTGCTTTTCTATTTAATCCCAAAATTGACCTGCATACTGACATTCATGTCAAGTACATACACTACTTCATTTTCTCAAGGTGATGTCCAAACCATCATGCTGATTGTATCCTAACACAGTCCCCACTGCTTACAGCTGGCACTTTGTGTGAACACAATTTGCCTGCTATATTTGGCCAGCATAATGACAACAAAAACTTCCTGAAAGTGATGTTTTTAGTACCTAaataatacagcagccaattatcCTGTAACGTTTGACAGACTATGGCAGGTGTACACAGGTGTGTTAGTACACAAAATATTTACAGACAAGTGTAgttcaatacattttttttttaggtaattTGTATCTGGAATCTTATCTTTACAATGGATTAAAAAGAACATTTTCCAGTTCCTTGTCTTGATGACATTGGTCTGGGCAGAGTATGTGTCATTGCCTATGATTCTTGTAGAAGCTGCCAGTTAAGCAAGGTACATTGAGAAACACCAACACAAGGTGTGAATACTTGTGTTTGGAATAACGTCACTCAGCCAGCAACAATTGCTAAATATCACTAATTATTTCCTGTCCAAAATTTTTGAAGTCATATCAGCTAAAGCAAATCAAGAAAGTTTTACAATCCAAACACTTTTCTGCAAGTCTAGGAAATTagacaaaaaaatgttttcttgatAAGCCCAGCCTAGGAGATTGAGGATTCCTCCCGTGCAGGATATTTAGTGAGTAAGCACTGCTGTCTCTACCCAAAATAAACAGGAGCACTCAAAACGCTATGACCACCAATTTTGAAACTGATGTTCAAACGATATAAGCAACTGCTCATTTTTAAACATGGATGTTTTAAGTGGTGAGGACTGTAATATCAAGTCCATAAGAATACACCTTTCAATTGTTATGTTGTGCACCTTTTAGTACCAAATCAAGAAAGGCTGCTTTTTACCTCATTTGCCCCACCCATCTCCCACTTAGGAAGTACATTCTTTTGTTGACAGAACAGAAAATCCCAAACTATGTTGTAAAGGCAAACTGcatgctttatttccaggttgaaTAAACTCATGGCAGTTTATGCTGAATGCCCCCATACTGAAAGTTATGAGGAAATGGTGGCTTTACATCACAAGTTTCATACAGAATTTCACTGAAACAGTTCTAATACTCTCAACTTACCACCAAAATTATTGAAGCCACCACGGTCACCATCActgcagagggaaaaaaaaattgaagaaatgATGCTTTCCTCATGAAACCAAAAGGCTTTATTTTGACTTAATCCAAGGTACAATGTATTGTACAACATTATTGACATTCTAGTTTACTACTGGTGACACAACTAGGCTCTTCAAAAACCCCAAAGAGTTTGCCATTATAGAAAGTTGTCTGCAAAGCTCTTTACTTCAAAAAAAGTCAAATTTTAGTGCCTTGGTGTTTGGGAAAGTGCAACCCTATTTCAAAATTTGGAGTGTGCCTTCCATTTAGCCTTTAAGTGAAAGTTTTTGACTTTAAAAATTGGCTTGTAGACTTGTACTTATTGAAGGCAACCAAGTCAAAGGCTTCTAAAACTACTATTTTTTTTGCAATTTATTATCTTCAGAAACCCACAGGTGTGTACCATGCATGAGCTTCAGGAGGTCAATTAAGTGTACTAGTTCATTCACTCAAACCTGTGGCACACAATGCAGAGCAAGTAACAACTTTAATAGTCTTACTTCAAATATGTATATAACCACATGTACTTAGGCTCATGAAGAAAATATATAGAAGCCCATATGGTAGGCATGGTTGGTAATACTTAGTGTAAGATTGGAAAGTTGCCTTTTAGCAACTGGCAAAAGCTAACTTCCAGaactttaatttaaaatgttaGGGCTTTAAAAGCTTGTATTATTGTGCCAAAATTCACACTGATCACAAACTGAAGGTGTCAAATGTCCAAGTTACAAATGAGATTTTATATTGATGGTAAAAAGTGGTTTCAAAGCTTTGCAAATAGAATCCAATTATGTACATTCAGGAGCatattcaaaaccatgaaaagggGAGGTTGAGGAAAGATAAAAAGGAACCAGAAGCCAGTGTTGATAAGCATCATGCTGTTTAAAAGTTAATATGGGGAATGTTTTACCCTTCCTCCCATGAGAAGGAAGTGTACTTCCTCTTCCTTCACCCCCTTCCAAACAtagacaagttttttttaaaaacagcatatCCAAGAAATGCAATGGTATTATCAGCCAAGTCAGCAAATGGCTTCATTAGAAATATTAAAGCACCTTTCCCAATTCAGATGCAGTACTGAAACATTCCTagctgaacataagaaataggaagcagccatacagccccttgagcctgctctggcattcaataagatcatgactgatctacctcaactcaactttcctgccctatccccaatcAATAAACAGAAGGAGAGGATTAGCATTCCATGTGGAGCCACTTGCCCTGCAACTGATATCAGCTGAGCTGGTCAGTGGGGGATGAAAAAAAATACCCAGACCAGGATTTTTAAACATTGACAAATTAAGTATTTCCTCTTCAAGTGAGGGTTAAATTAAtattgattggggggggggggcaaccccAAACCATTAGTTGAAGTTTCATATACATAGTactcaagtttttttttgagtAGCTTCTAAAGTGAACTGATAGCAACCCATCACTATAAGCAAGTTCCATCACTATAAGCAAAGTTCAACAGTTGTTTATGGCAAGGTGAAGGACTTCAACCCTGAGTGGTGTGTTGCTCCTGGGTTACTCTCAGGAATGCTCCAATATACTAGAGAGGGGTCTGTGCCCACAATTTCCCACGCTGaaattctgattttaaaaattgTCCCAAACAGTTGCTAAGTGGAAGCCAGGCATTTCCCTACAAAGATAAAATCCTATAGATTTAAGAGTAATTTCACTTGCATTATGCATCCTAGCTGGGTTAGTTCTGACTCAATAGCAGTCCTTCACTTTCCCCACCAGTGATCAAGAAATAGAATTCAGCATTGTGTTCTCTCAATATCTCCCAAAGAGCTCACAAATAGAGAGAACTATAAAAAGGATGATCGATTAAAAGGGTTAGTATACCATTAACTGACAAATGCACCTACTCATTAAAATGTTCTTACAAGGCTGTCAGACTCCATAGTTTTAATGGAAACTATCCTCTTTAGAAAAAAGAGAGAATCTTTAAAACACCATTTTGTTCAGTATAGAAACAATAACTAGTCCATTTTATGTAGGTTGAGGCTTTTTTTGTATCCTTGTATGTTCATTGGCAAGAACATAGCCCGTAGATGGCTTTGAAACTTTCAAGGCAGAATCAAGTTGAAAGTAATGCAGTGCTCTGAACAATTCACGTATACATATGCTTTTCCTAGAACACTGTTGCGTATAAGAATGCATTGTGTTAGTTATTTAGTGGATATGTTCACCTATGAAAACAAAGCTCTACAAAATGGAACAGAATCCTTTTACCTCTTTTCCTTGTTCCACTCAAGTTTGCCAATAGAATAGTGAACATACTGAAATCTTGTAAAGTGAATATAAAAAGGTTACCAAGAACACGTAGAGGTGTTTGTGTACCATGACTAATGTACACTTACACATCCCATAATTTCTACAGTATTCACTGAAAGGAGCATCAAAACCAGATAGTAGTGTTATTTGCAACAAGTTGAAACCAACATACTTCTAGTGAATTGagacctcctcttccttctcagaATATGCCTGAATGGATCTGCAAGCAGTTATGAGTCTGTACCTTAAGCATTTGTTTGTTACACATTTAGAAAGATTGTCAAGAAAAGATGCACCACTATTCAACAGTGATAAATTTTAGAACAAAAATTGCAacaaggggaggtggggggagttatCAAAAAGTTAGGATCCTCAACTGCAGATATGATAACCATGTGTCATGCAATTCACACAAGTCAGACAGACAACCAGTTAGTCTGAGAGGTAGCTAGAATATCGACATTTGCAGGTGAGAGCTCTACCCAATCCCAGGGCAGATTTAAACAAGAGTGTTAGTCAGTATTAATAAAACAGGGAGCCAGTTTACAGTTAATGCAGAGTCTAGCATTACATAAAGAACTGTGCTAAGACCAGCTTTAGAGCTGTACAGCCACTGAAACAGATTTGGTACATTTGAATTCTTGAGCAGTTACTAAAATCCCATTTGAAGCACAGACAAGGCAGGCAGAAGAACATGGCAACCACCAGCTAAAGTAGTGATGCTCTTCTGCTTGAAGTGCAGGTAGCAAGTGTTTTGGACTCAAAAGCTCAATGCATTGGGTAATTGCTCACAAATTAACAGTTTCCCTACTGGCAAGAgagcatgaacaaatttttacagGACCCCCTCAAGTTCCAGTGCCCGACATAcagtaaattacttttgaagtgtagccactgttatgcAAGTGAATGGGGCAGCCATTTTGAAGACAGCTATATCCTACAACTTATATGAATGACCAGTGATTTTATTTTTGGCAGTATTGGTTGGAGAGAAAATTTAGCTTAGACAcaaggactgcctctttaaaataCAACCACTGGATTTTTCCAACCATATTTTGAAGTCTTAACCAAAGTACAGCATCCACTCAGTAATAACTGACATGCCACTCTAAattatatactcaagtccagAGATGGAACTTGAACTTACAACCACCTGACTTGAGACAAATGTTACCAACTGACCCATATAATAAAAGCAATTTCTATAGTGCACAAGGAACAAAAAGGTTTCTGTCACTCATACTGGGGGAAGCCAAGTTCTTCTACTCTGAaaactgaggctgttgcagcaggTGACATTTACAAGAATCGGGCTTACACAGATGGACAAAAAAAAAGTACCCCAGGAGGCAAGTCGCCAAATAGGCAACAACCATATTTACAGTACCAAGGCTGAATGGTACTATTAATAAAGGGAACTCATGTAAAAACCCACAAGTTATGTTGCCAACACAGGTTGGCATATCCTATTGGACAAGACAATGGAGTGCTTCAGAGGCTAATGAAGTAATCCAGTAAAATAATTTGGGAGGTAAATACAAACACCACCTAAAAAAACCATGAATTTGCAAACAGAATTAAAGCAAATTACAATTTTGTTGCCTCATTTTAGATAGTACATCGAGAAATCTCTGAGGTTCGAACACTTCCAATACCTCTTAAAAAGTCTGTACTTAGACTAAGTGAGTTGAAAAACAGTGCACGCTGCATTAGTTCAAGGGTCGAGTTAATAGATGTGGATTTCAATGAGCAAAACAATGTAGCATTACAGGGGCAGAGACTGGGCTCCAGGCTTTGTAAGCACCAAGTCACAAAGCAGGGTGTGCCATTTGTATACCTTAGCCTACACTAAATTTCAATGTAATGTTTTCCACTTATTGGATTACAGCATTTAAATACTTTGAAAATGTCAATTACTTTTTAGGGTACTCTACTCAGCTAATAGAGAATGGCAATAGAAGCATTACTGGTATAATATCCAGCAGAACAGGGAACAATTTGTGATTGAAACACAGTCCCGATAATAGCAAATAGTTAGCTATAACCAACATTGAATTAATGGTTACAACTGATAAGCAGAAACTAGTCTAAACAAAGTGAAATGAGTCAGCATCAGTAGATATTGGAGTAATCCATTAAAATTTAGAACCGAGTTTTCTTTTAAATCTATTACTGTCCGCATTCAAATCAATCACTTACACAATATGCAGTGGCACAGATTTAGTGACGTTTTTCCAGCCAAGTTAGAATAGGAAAATGTTGATCTTAACTTAGTGCACAGAAGGATTCAAACTGCACTCACCTTTTAAACTGGAAAGTTGAATAAAAAGGTATAGTACATATATAAATTAACTTCCATGTACAGATAACATGGATTGTGTTAAGAGTTGTAAATGACAGGCATATAAGTTTTTAATTAAGAATAAAGAAGCACCTACCCCATTCTACCACGTCCCCCTCTATCACCGTCAAAGCCACCGTGGCTATATCCTCCACGGCCTCGACCCCCATTACCCTGCGGTCTGCCAAAGTTCTGGTTATCATCTCCAAATTTACTCCTGCCAGGTCTATCCTGCTCATAGTCACCTTAGAAAAATAAAACACAGATTATTAACAATTTTGTTACTTCACTCTCATCTGTAGTTAAACTTCTGCTGGTTTTCAGACTTTTACTTTCTCATTTACAGAAGCTTCTGTTctccacaaaaagttaatcaaAAACTGAACACTTCACTAATTTGTCAAAATCAACTTCCCAGATAAGCGGCTATGTGGCCTCCAAACTTAGACAtgcttccccccacccaccccaatggAATATATTTACTGGCCTATGTAGATAATGAAAATGTGCAAATATTATGGTACACCACATTCTCTACTTCTCTCCCACATCCACACAGTATCGCATCGGTACATTGATCAGTACTCCTACAGCTACCTATTGCTCTTACCTCCCGAGCTCTGCTGGCCATAGTTCTCATGTGGTGGATGATACGAAATTGGGAGGCTGTAACTTGATTGGGAACTAAATCCTGTCTCAGATTTTGAGCCATAGCTGAAAAAGAAGCAGTCATTAAATGGAACATCCAATCTTTTCCTTGGTGAGGGCCCAGGTTTGTGTGGTGGTCATAGGCACTGTTAGTTGCTGGGGTCACTGCTCTCGGTTGAGGAAAGTGGGCCTGGCTGAAGTGTTCAGAGGCCGTCCAGCAGATTACGATTCAGGACAGCTAGTAGGTCATGATTTGCAGGGTGCCTGGCAAGCAATGATTTGAGGCCATCAACCATCCATAAAGCCTTAGTATCATGCTCCATAACTTTCCGGTTATTAACCATCAAGGGGGAAAAGGAAAAGTCCAATTTGGTAATCTCAGGAACAGGGCAGGCAGATGAGGCAAGCGGGCAATAGACTGAACTTGAGATCCTTGGGTAGGTAAGCATCAAAACAGACAGGCAAATATAAAGCCTTCTGATGACCACTAGCTTCTGTAGGAAAGGTATAGAAATCTTGGAATTTAAAATGTAATTCAAAGCTTGACACCCAGGAAATAAGCACCACAAATAGGACATCTCGATTACAGATACCTCAACAAGGTGCATCTCAACTTTTGTTTATAGAAACTTTTTAAATTGCAACACCACTTAGAGTATATTTGTGACAGCAAGTGTTTATTATTGGGAGTTCAGGCAATCCTGTCACAAGGAATTTAAAGGTACCTAGTAAAAACTGACCAGAAATTAAACTGACAGACACTATGGTATAGGCAATAAGTTACAGTGCAAGCTGGTGTGGCGAAAAAAGccaggagtgagagaaacagaaaagCAATGCTGAGAGTTCCTTTTCTGGGGAAAAAAAGGTTGCTGGGGCCCAAGAGCTATGGTTATGTTGGAATATAGTGAGCTTGGCATTAGTGGAGTTGGAATTAAAATGGA
This genomic interval carries:
- the LOC137344814 gene encoding RNA-binding protein FUS-like codes for the protein MSDYGNCSQPEAQAQSCGAYGAQSGQSYGHVAQGYGGYEQSGDASGCGQGQSGYGSSYGQAQSGLNSQSSTPGYGQGYGQSGQGYGASSYGSESSHNTYGQQLYGSYGQHSDSPSSYGSKSETGFSSQSSYSLPISYHPPHENYGQQSSGGDYEQDRPGRSKFGDDNQNFGRPQGNGGRGRGGYSHGGFDGDRGGRGRMGDGDRGGFNNFGGSRDRGQGPNPASDDNSDNNTIFVQGLGDDVTTEQVAEFFKQIGVIKINKKTGNAMINLYTDKVTGKLKGEATVSFDDPPSAKAAINWFDGKNFHGNLIKVSFATRRSEFVQGGRGGRGGGPMGRGHSRGFQGGGGPRGDDWACPNPTCGNVNFAWRNECNQCKTPRADGGEHHGRGGYRGRGGFRGGRGGDRGFGGSGKMGGGRNDHRSDRRDRPY